In Qipengyuania psychrotolerans, one DNA window encodes the following:
- the murD gene encoding UDP-N-acetylmuramoyl-L-alanine--D-glutamate ligase gives MITSPAWKDKKYAVLGLARSGRATVEALLAAGANVLVWDDRAEAREPFAGRCAIGDPLEADLTGYAGVVVSPGVPLNTHPIKPHADSFGVPVIGDIELFAQARANLPPHKVVGITGTNGKSTTTALVHHILKTAGVPTTMGGNIGLPILEQEPLPAGGVYVLELSSYQIDLTYSLDCYIAVLLNVTPDHLDRYDGDFEKYVAAKIRLFEMQEADGLKLIGTSDAASSAAYERFFESAQPVTRQEYPDQPDWPSLQGPHNRENVSAAILTAFWFDIPESSLDQALRTFPGLPHRMQRVAEISGVAYVNDSKGTNTAASAPALAAFDNIHWILGGLAKEPGLGECEAELPHVKAAYTIGKAGPQFATLLEGRVPVEQCETLDRAVASAAAKAEAGDTVLLSPACASFDQYADFEKRGDHFRELVEGLK, from the coding sequence ATGATCACTTCACCTGCCTGGAAGGACAAGAAATACGCGGTGCTCGGCCTCGCGCGGTCCGGCCGGGCGACGGTCGAGGCTTTGCTGGCGGCGGGCGCGAACGTGCTGGTGTGGGACGACCGCGCCGAAGCGCGCGAGCCTTTCGCCGGCCGCTGCGCGATTGGCGATCCTTTGGAAGCGGACCTGACCGGCTATGCTGGTGTGGTTGTCAGCCCCGGTGTCCCGCTCAACACCCACCCGATTAAGCCGCATGCCGACAGCTTTGGCGTGCCGGTCATCGGCGACATCGAACTGTTCGCACAGGCGCGGGCGAACCTGCCGCCGCACAAGGTTGTCGGCATTACCGGCACTAATGGCAAATCGACTACCACCGCGCTGGTCCACCACATCCTCAAGACCGCAGGCGTGCCGACCACCATGGGCGGCAACATCGGCCTGCCGATCCTCGAGCAGGAGCCGCTGCCCGCGGGCGGAGTTTATGTGCTGGAACTGTCCAGCTACCAGATCGACCTGACCTATTCGCTCGATTGCTATATTGCGGTTCTTTTAAATGTGACGCCCGACCATCTGGACCGGTATGATGGTGATTTCGAAAAGTATGTGGCGGCTAAAATCCGCTTATTCGAGATGCAAGAGGCAGACGGGCTGAAGCTCATAGGAACGAGCGACGCCGCGAGTTCAGCGGCCTACGAGCGCTTCTTTGAATCAGCGCAGCCAGTTACTAGGCAGGAATATCCGGATCAGCCAGACTGGCCTAGCCTTCAAGGCCCTCACAACAGGGAAAATGTTAGCGCGGCAATCCTGACAGCATTCTGGTTCGATATCCCGGAAAGCAGCCTTGATCAGGCTTTGCGCACATTCCCCGGCCTCCCGCACCGAATGCAGCGGGTCGCCGAAATCTCCGGTGTCGCCTACGTAAACGACAGCAAGGGCACCAACACCGCTGCCTCTGCCCCTGCACTCGCGGCGTTCGACAACATCCACTGGATCCTCGGCGGGCTCGCCAAGGAGCCGGGGCTGGGCGAGTGCGAGGCCGAATTGCCACACGTGAAAGCCGCCTACACCATCGGCAAGGCCGGACCCCAGTTCGCCACATTGCTCGAAGGCCGCGTGCCGGTGGAGCAGTGCGAAACGCTCGACCGCGCGGTCGCCAGTGCAGCTGCCAAGGCCGAGGCGGGCGACACCGTCCTCCTCTCGCCAGCCTGCGCCAGCTTCGACCAGTATGCCGACTTCGAAAAGCGCGGCGATCATTTCCGCGAACTGGTCGAGGGGCTGAAATGA
- a CDS encoding UDP-N-acetylmuramoyl-tripeptide--D-alanyl-D-alanine ligase, whose product MSAAILRHPAFVEWPKDPRDRLPLTLWSADAIAAATGGTASCDFQVAGVEMDSRDVVYGDLFVALKGEAMDGHRFLDKAFENGATAALVDRPVDYPHVLVADTTAALEALGKAARSRTQARIIGVTGSVGKTGVKEAIFASLERASRGAAHRSTRSYNNHVGVPLSLARMGARSRFGVFEMGMNHAGEIEGLTTQVRPHVAVITTIAPAHIENLGSMEAIADAKAEIFAGLEPGGTAVIPADSEYYDQLRLAATRAGAKVVSFGKARHADMRLLDAIPSANGGSLVTCEFDTGRLCYTVAEPGEHWVANSLAVMAAVRAAGGDMAAAGLALAEMGGLKGRGARLGIAVPGGKALMIDESYNANPASMRATLAQLGATPSTRRIAVLGAMKELGDFAPKFHAALAENIIAADIDFAVLVGDEMRALAGELGKPVLNSLGKPLEWEHCNTADEAMELLEDFGIVAGDAVLVKGSNSVGLGRLVDRFTRPE is encoded by the coding sequence ATGAGCGCTGCAATTCTCCGTCACCCTGCCTTCGTGGAATGGCCGAAGGATCCGCGCGATCGGCTGCCGCTGACGCTGTGGAGTGCGGATGCGATTGCTGCCGCCACGGGCGGCACTGCCAGCTGCGATTTCCAGGTTGCAGGCGTCGAAATGGATAGCCGCGATGTAGTCTACGGTGATCTATTCGTGGCGTTGAAGGGCGAGGCAATGGACGGCCACCGCTTCCTCGACAAGGCATTCGAAAATGGCGCGACCGCTGCCTTGGTCGACCGCCCGGTGGATTATCCGCACGTACTTGTCGCCGACACTACCGCTGCACTCGAAGCGCTGGGCAAGGCTGCCCGCAGCCGCACGCAGGCGCGCATCATTGGCGTGACCGGTTCGGTCGGCAAGACCGGCGTCAAGGAAGCTATCTTCGCGTCGCTGGAACGCGCCAGCAGGGGCGCCGCGCACCGTTCCACGCGTAGTTACAACAATCACGTGGGCGTCCCGCTCAGCCTCGCACGGATGGGCGCGCGCAGCCGTTTCGGCGTCTTCGAGATGGGCATGAACCACGCCGGAGAGATCGAAGGGCTGACCACGCAGGTTCGCCCGCATGTGGCAGTCATCACGACAATCGCACCTGCACACATTGAAAACCTCGGTTCCATGGAAGCCATCGCCGATGCCAAGGCGGAAATCTTCGCCGGCCTCGAACCCGGCGGAACTGCAGTCATCCCCGCAGACAGCGAATATTACGACCAGCTAAGGCTTGCCGCCACGCGCGCCGGTGCGAAGGTCGTCAGCTTCGGCAAGGCGCGCCACGCGGATATGCGCCTTCTCGATGCGATACCCAGCGCAAATGGCGGCAGTCTCGTGACGTGCGAATTCGACACGGGCCGTCTGTGCTATACGGTGGCCGAACCGGGCGAACATTGGGTGGCGAACTCGCTCGCCGTTATGGCTGCAGTACGCGCGGCAGGCGGAGACATGGCAGCCGCTGGCCTCGCGCTGGCGGAAATGGGTGGCCTCAAGGGACGCGGCGCACGGCTCGGCATCGCCGTTCCGGGCGGCAAGGCGCTGATGATCGATGAAAGTTACAATGCCAATCCCGCCAGCATGCGTGCGACGCTCGCACAATTGGGTGCTACACCGTCCACCCGGCGGATTGCAGTGCTCGGCGCGATGAAGGAGCTGGGCGATTTTGCGCCGAAGTTCCACGCCGCGCTGGCCGAGAATATTATCGCCGCCGACATCGACTTTGCGGTACTGGTTGGCGACGAGATGCGCGCTTTGGCGGGCGAACTGGGGAAACCCGTATTAAACTCGCTTGGCAAGCCGCTTGAGTGGGAGCATTGCAACACCGCTGACGAGGCGATGGAGCTGCTCGAAGACTTCGGTATCGTGGCGGGCGACGCGGTGCTGGTGAAAGGCTCCAATTCGGTCGGTCTCGGCCGCCTCGTGGACCGTTTCACTCGCCCTGAATAG
- a CDS encoding UDP-N-acetylmuramoyl-L-alanyl-D-glutamate--2,6-diaminopimelate ligase, translating to MKLGKLCDNAGLACEGDCDANVTGFAIDNRKVAPGTVFGAFQGSVVNGEDYIPAAIDAGAIAVVARPEAVVEGAVHIAAANPRRAFAQLAAQFFTPVPEHIVAVTGTNGKTSTAEMTRQIWRMAGERAASIGTLGVTTPDESVSTGLTTPDIVTFLSNMSGLAREGVTHVAYEASSHGLSQSRNEGVPVEAAAFTNFSRDHLDYHKDMEDYFAAKMRLFDEVVSDGATAVIWLDGSDWNARVVEHARKRGLKVMTVGETGEDICLVKREPTQLGQSLTVRHGDTERTINLPLIGAYQVSNALTAAGLALATGTDAGLVWDAVARLQPVRGRLERAVIAPSGAPVYIDYAHTPDALEAAIAALRPHVGGKLITVFGAGGDRDHGKRAPMGEAAAKASDVVIVTDDNPRGEDPADIRRAVLEGAPQAREIGGRRDAICAAIAEAGRDDIVLVAGKGHEQGQIIGSGENMKVLPFDDVEVARECAAQIARGNA from the coding sequence GTGAAGCTGGGCAAGCTATGCGACAACGCCGGCCTCGCGTGCGAAGGTGATTGCGATGCGAATGTGACCGGCTTTGCGATCGACAATCGCAAGGTTGCCCCGGGCACCGTCTTCGGCGCGTTCCAAGGCAGCGTCGTCAATGGCGAGGATTACATTCCCGCAGCGATTGATGCCGGTGCCATCGCGGTTGTCGCACGTCCCGAAGCAGTGGTTGAAGGCGCAGTCCATATTGCCGCCGCCAATCCGCGCAGGGCATTCGCCCAGCTCGCGGCGCAATTCTTTACGCCGGTTCCGGAACACATCGTGGCCGTCACCGGGACCAACGGAAAAACCTCCACCGCGGAAATGACGCGCCAGATATGGCGCATGGCCGGTGAACGCGCCGCCAGTATCGGTACGCTTGGCGTCACGACGCCAGATGAAAGCGTGTCCACCGGACTGACCACGCCTGATATCGTGACTTTCCTTTCGAATATGAGCGGGCTCGCACGCGAAGGCGTAACCCACGTCGCCTACGAAGCATCAAGCCACGGATTGTCGCAGTCGCGCAACGAAGGTGTGCCGGTCGAAGCGGCCGCTTTCACCAACTTCAGCCGCGACCACCTTGATTACCACAAGGACATGGAAGACTATTTCGCGGCCAAGATGCGGCTGTTTGACGAAGTGGTTTCCGACGGCGCGACCGCCGTGATCTGGCTCGACGGAAGCGACTGGAACGCCCGCGTTGTGGAACATGCCAGGAAGCGCGGCCTGAAAGTCATGACTGTCGGCGAAACCGGCGAAGACATCTGCCTCGTCAAGCGTGAGCCGACCCAGCTGGGCCAATCGCTCACCGTTCGGCATGGCGACACGGAAAGGACGATCAACCTGCCTTTGATCGGAGCATATCAGGTATCCAACGCGCTGACTGCCGCCGGTCTGGCGCTTGCCACCGGCACAGACGCGGGCCTGGTGTGGGATGCCGTTGCCCGTCTCCAGCCCGTCCGCGGCCGCCTCGAACGTGCGGTCATCGCGCCCAGCGGCGCGCCGGTTTATATCGATTACGCCCACACGCCCGACGCTTTGGAAGCCGCAATCGCCGCGCTTCGTCCCCATGTTGGAGGGAAGCTGATTACGGTTTTCGGGGCTGGCGGCGACCGCGATCACGGCAAGCGCGCACCGATGGGCGAAGCCGCCGCAAAGGCAAGCGACGTGGTGATTGTGACCGATGACAATCCGCGCGGTGAAGATCCTGCGGATATCCGCCGCGCAGTCCTTGAAGGTGCGCCCCAAGCAAGAGAGATAGGCGGCCGCCGCGACGCGATATGTGCCGCCATCGCAGAAGCCGGCCGTGACGACATCGTGCTCGTCGCAGGCAAAGGCCACGAACAGGGTCAGATCATCGGATCGGGAGAAAACATGAAGGTCCTTCCCTTCGACGACGTGGAAGTCGCACGCGAATGCGCGGCGCAAATCGCAAGAGGTAACGCATGA
- the murC gene encoding UDP-N-acetylmuramate--L-alanine ligase, translating into MKGVPTDIGTIHFVGIGGIGMSGIAEVMKNLGYSVQGSDINDSPAVERLRSQGIDVKIGHAPENVEGAGVVVTSTAVRRTNPEVAFALENRIPVVRRAEMLAELMRLKSTVAVAGTHGKTTTTSMIAALLDAGHVDPTVINGGIIEQYGSNARLGDSDWMVVEADESDGSFLRLDGTIAVVTNIDPEHLDHYGDFDGVKDAFVEFIHNVPFYGAAILCIDHPEVQAVIGKVRDRRVTTYGFSLQADICGVNVQPHEGGNRFDVIVRQRGEEDRRIENVNLPMPGRHNVQNALAAIAVAIEMGCPDEVICNGFSSFGGVRRRFTKVGEVPTREGKVTIIDDYGHHPVEIRAVLGAAREAAQNRVIAVMQPHRYTRLRDLMDDFQSAFNEADVVYVTPVYEAGEDPIEGVDAAALVAGIKSRGHRSVATVEDRADLARVLADEIEQGDMVVCLGAGDITKWAAGLADAIIEERGA; encoded by the coding sequence ATGAAGGGTGTCCCTACCGACATCGGCACGATCCACTTCGTGGGCATTGGCGGTATCGGCATGTCCGGTATTGCCGAGGTGATGAAGAACCTCGGCTACAGCGTCCAGGGATCCGACATCAACGATAGCCCGGCGGTCGAACGCCTGCGCAGCCAGGGGATCGATGTCAAAATTGGCCACGCTCCTGAAAACGTGGAAGGTGCCGGCGTGGTTGTCACTTCCACTGCGGTGCGCAGGACCAACCCCGAAGTGGCCTTCGCATTGGAAAACCGCATTCCCGTTGTGCGCCGGGCCGAAATGCTCGCGGAACTCATGCGCCTGAAGTCCACTGTTGCGGTGGCAGGAACGCATGGCAAGACCACCACGACCAGCATGATAGCCGCGCTGCTTGATGCAGGACATGTCGACCCCACCGTCATCAACGGCGGCATTATCGAGCAATACGGGTCGAACGCGCGCCTCGGTGACAGTGACTGGATGGTTGTCGAGGCGGACGAAAGCGATGGCAGCTTCCTGCGTCTGGACGGGACAATTGCCGTCGTCACCAATATCGATCCCGAACATCTCGACCATTACGGCGATTTTGACGGGGTGAAGGACGCGTTCGTCGAATTCATTCACAATGTGCCGTTCTATGGCGCGGCCATACTGTGCATAGATCATCCCGAGGTTCAGGCCGTCATCGGCAAGGTCCGCGACCGCCGGGTGACGACATATGGTTTCAGCCTGCAGGCCGATATTTGCGGCGTGAACGTCCAGCCCCACGAAGGCGGAAACCGGTTCGATGTGATCGTGCGCCAACGGGGCGAAGAAGATCGCCGGATCGAGAACGTCAACCTGCCCATGCCGGGCCGCCACAACGTGCAGAACGCGCTTGCCGCGATTGCAGTCGCGATCGAGATGGGTTGTCCCGACGAAGTCATCTGTAACGGGTTTTCCAGCTTTGGCGGTGTGCGCCGCCGCTTCACCAAGGTCGGCGAAGTGCCCACCCGCGAAGGCAAGGTCACGATCATCGACGATTACGGTCACCATCCGGTGGAAATTCGTGCCGTTCTCGGCGCTGCACGCGAAGCGGCGCAAAACCGTGTCATCGCCGTCATGCAGCCGCACCGATATACTCGCCTGCGCGATCTGATGGATGATTTCCAGAGCGCGTTCAACGAAGCGGACGTGGTCTATGTCACGCCGGTCTACGAGGCAGGCGAAGACCCCATCGAAGGCGTCGATGCAGCCGCACTGGTCGCCGGAATCAAATCGCGCGGACACCGGTCCGTGGCGACGGTCGAGGACCGCGCCGATCTCGCAAGAGTGCTCGCTGATGAAATCGAGCAGGGCGACATGGTCGTGTGCCTTGGAGCCGGTGACATCACGAAATGGGCGGCAGGCCTAGCCGACGCGATAATTGAGGAGCGCGGCGCGTGA
- the murG gene encoding undecaprenyldiphospho-muramoylpentapeptide beta-N-acetylglucosaminyltransferase: MTTSNRHYVLAAGGTGGHLLPAFALAAELDRRGHHVALITDERGAEIPGKPDFMPAHVLPAGRFGKNPLQWLRGFRSVLEGRKMALRLFESFEPSAVVGFGGYPSLPAVLASTSAGIPTVVHEQNAVLGRVNRLLSGRVDAIATAYPDVQRLKPKHEVKTHLVGNPVRAGVLSLREQPFPAYGEDGLLRVLVTGGSQGARVLSEVVPDGLAMLPPAIRERLQVTQQCRAEDLDTVRERYRNHGIPAELATYFEDMATRLADAHLFIGRAGASTVAELTAVGRPGILIPLPIATDDHQAANTREMVKAGGARMVRQEKFEAKELAKQIRVLADDPKALANAAHAAWNCGRPKAVEDLADLIESFGGADMMDVIRVGGNNARGATQGAPAGQGASKEISK; the protein is encoded by the coding sequence ATGACGACATCCAACCGACATTATGTCCTCGCAGCAGGAGGGACCGGCGGGCACCTTCTCCCGGCCTTTGCGCTGGCAGCCGAACTGGACCGCCGCGGACACCACGTGGCGCTGATAACGGACGAGCGCGGGGCCGAAATCCCGGGCAAGCCCGACTTCATGCCCGCGCATGTCCTGCCCGCTGGCCGTTTCGGCAAGAATCCGCTTCAATGGCTGCGCGGCTTCCGTTCGGTCCTCGAAGGCCGCAAGATGGCGCTGCGTCTGTTCGAAAGTTTCGAGCCTAGCGCGGTCGTGGGTTTCGGCGGCTATCCCTCGCTTCCCGCAGTCCTGGCGTCGACGTCTGCCGGCATCCCGACGGTCGTTCACGAGCAAAATGCGGTGCTCGGCCGGGTGAACCGGCTGCTGTCTGGCCGTGTCGATGCGATCGCCACGGCCTATCCTGATGTGCAGCGGCTCAAGCCCAAGCACGAGGTGAAGACCCACCTTGTCGGCAATCCGGTGCGCGCAGGCGTCCTGTCGCTGCGTGAACAACCGTTCCCCGCATATGGCGAGGACGGCTTGCTGCGTGTGCTGGTCACCGGGGGCAGCCAGGGCGCGCGCGTGCTGTCTGAAGTCGTACCTGACGGCCTTGCCATGCTCCCGCCCGCCATTCGCGAGCGGTTGCAGGTAACCCAGCAGTGCCGCGCAGAAGACCTCGACACGGTGCGCGAACGCTATCGCAATCACGGCATTCCGGCTGAGCTTGCGACGTATTTCGAAGACATGGCCACCCGCTTGGCCGATGCGCATCTGTTCATTGGACGCGCCGGTGCTTCGACTGTTGCCGAGCTGACTGCGGTCGGCCGCCCGGGCATTCTGATACCTCTGCCGATCGCGACCGACGACCACCAGGCCGCCAACACCCGCGAAATGGTAAAAGCGGGCGGTGCCCGAATGGTGCGCCAGGAAAAGTTCGAGGCGAAAGAGCTCGCCAAGCAAATTCGCGTGCTGGCCGATGACCCCAAGGCCTTGGCCAACGCGGCGCACGCGGCATGGAACTGCGGACGCCCCAAAGCGGTGGAAGATCTGGCCGATCTCATCGAAAGCTTCGGCGGTGCAGACATGATGGACGTCATTCGTGTCGGCGGTAACAATGCGCGCGGCGCAACGCAGGGCGCGCCTGCCGGACAGGGCGCCTCCAAGGAGATATCGAAATGA
- the mraY gene encoding phospho-N-acetylmuramoyl-pentapeptide-transferase — MLYLLAEYFNFEGLFNLVRYQTARAGATLLTALLIGLLIGPRFIDMLRVRQGKGQPIREDGPQTHLAKVGTPTMGGLMILVSLTISMLLWMDLSNPFIWACLAVTGGFGLIGFLDDYDKVTKASHKGVSGRTRLLFEFIVAGAASWIIVSQINTFVYVPFVNDFGIELGPFYYLFAAFVIVGAGNAVNLTDGLDGLATMPVIIAAGTFAIIAYLVGRVDYSAYLGIPHVPGAGELAILCAAIMGAGLAFLWFNAPPAAVFMGDTGSLALGGALGAIAVATHHEVVLAIVGGLFVFEALSVIIQVFWFKRTGRRVFRMAPIHHHFEQLGWSESKVVIRFWIVAIVLALLGLATLKLR; from the coding sequence ATGCTTTACCTCCTCGCCGAGTATTTCAATTTCGAAGGCCTGTTCAATCTGGTCCGCTACCAGACGGCGCGTGCCGGAGCGACGCTGCTCACTGCGCTGCTGATCGGACTGCTGATCGGCCCGCGCTTCATCGACATGCTGCGCGTGCGGCAGGGCAAAGGCCAGCCGATCCGCGAAGACGGACCGCAGACGCACCTTGCCAAGGTTGGCACGCCGACGATGGGCGGGTTGATGATCCTCGTCAGCCTGACGATTTCGATGCTGCTGTGGATGGACCTTTCCAACCCCTTCATCTGGGCCTGCCTTGCCGTGACCGGCGGCTTCGGTCTGATCGGTTTCCTCGACGATTACGACAAGGTGACCAAGGCCAGCCACAAGGGCGTTTCGGGCCGCACCCGATTGTTGTTCGAATTCATCGTTGCCGGTGCCGCCAGCTGGATCATCGTCAGCCAGATCAACACCTTCGTTTACGTCCCGTTCGTCAATGATTTCGGGATCGAACTGGGGCCATTTTACTATCTGTTTGCCGCCTTTGTCATCGTTGGCGCGGGCAATGCCGTGAACCTTACCGACGGTCTCGACGGGCTGGCGACGATGCCGGTGATCATTGCAGCTGGCACATTCGCGATCATTGCCTATCTCGTCGGCCGCGTGGACTATTCCGCATATCTGGGAATCCCGCATGTACCGGGTGCAGGCGAACTGGCCATCCTGTGTGCAGCCATCATGGGTGCGGGCCTTGCCTTCCTGTGGTTCAACGCACCGCCCGCCGCTGTATTCATGGGCGATACCGGATCACTCGCCCTTGGCGGTGCGCTTGGCGCGATCGCGGTTGCGACGCATCACGAAGTCGTGCTGGCGATCGTCGGCGGACTGTTCGTGTTCGAGGCGCTTTCGGTCATCATCCAGGTCTTCTGGTTCAAGCGCACGGGGCGGCGGGTGTTCCGCATGGCACCCATCCACCACCATTTCGAGCAGCTCGGCTGGTCCGAGAGCAAGGTCGTGATCCGCTTCTGGATCGTGGCCATCGTGCTCGCACTCCTGGGGCTCGCGACGCTCAAGCTGAGATGA
- a CDS encoding FtsW/RodA/SpoVE family cell cycle protein, with the protein MQPYVPGAKRKPAHIPSGKISRWSELKIWWREIDRVLLGLVLLVMTLGTIAVAAASPASAGRLSTSSTTLDPLYFFYRHVTWQMLALGVLLGVSMLSRENARRLGVVLAGGMIGLLFLVPFIGVEINGARRWINLGFQFQPSEFLKPGFAIAMAWILSWRMRDPNLPVLVIATALLVLIAALMMLQPNFGGTILFGGVWFVMVVLSGVPVKRLGGVIGGGIAGITATYFLYDNARHRIDAFFGGGTAFDQVDLASRTILAGGWTGAGYGLGIRKMSLPEAHTDYIFSVIGEEFGLIACGLIVLLYLAIVVRVLMRLVDEDDLFALLAGTGLVALLGGQAFINILVNLQLFPSKGMTLPLVSYGGSSTIAVCLAIGLLIAITRRNPYLKRSTRGLGDLIGFGQSEKMTDKPSPLSRDIYQ; encoded by the coding sequence ATGCAGCCCTATGTTCCCGGCGCGAAACGCAAGCCTGCGCATATCCCGAGCGGCAAGATTTCCCGCTGGAGCGAACTCAAGATCTGGTGGCGCGAGATCGACCGCGTGCTGCTCGGGCTCGTCCTGCTCGTCATGACGTTGGGCACAATCGCCGTAGCCGCCGCAAGTCCGGCCAGCGCAGGGCGCCTGTCCACATCGAGCACCACGCTCGACCCGCTGTATTTCTTTTATCGCCATGTCACCTGGCAGATGCTTGCGCTTGGTGTCTTGCTGGGCGTTTCGATGCTCAGCCGCGAGAATGCTCGCCGTCTTGGCGTGGTGCTGGCTGGCGGGATGATCGGATTGTTGTTTCTGGTCCCTTTCATCGGTGTCGAGATCAATGGCGCGCGGCGCTGGATCAATCTTGGCTTCCAGTTCCAGCCCTCCGAATTCCTCAAGCCCGGATTTGCCATTGCGATGGCGTGGATATTGTCGTGGCGAATGCGTGATCCGAACTTGCCGGTTCTTGTGATCGCCACTGCCCTGCTGGTGCTGATCGCAGCATTGATGATGTTGCAACCCAACTTTGGCGGGACGATCCTGTTCGGCGGAGTGTGGTTCGTGATGGTGGTCCTGTCCGGAGTGCCGGTAAAGCGGCTCGGCGGGGTAATTGGCGGCGGCATTGCAGGGATCACTGCGACTTACTTCCTCTATGACAACGCGCGCCACCGTATCGACGCTTTCTTTGGCGGCGGTACGGCGTTCGACCAGGTCGACCTTGCCAGCCGCACCATTCTGGCAGGCGGGTGGACCGGTGCGGGTTACGGCCTCGGTATCCGCAAGATGAGCCTGCCCGAAGCGCATACCGACTACATATTCTCGGTTATCGGCGAAGAATTCGGCCTGATCGCCTGCGGTCTGATCGTCCTGCTATATCTCGCCATCGTCGTGCGGGTGCTGATGCGGCTGGTGGACGAAGATGATCTGTTTGCGCTGCTGGCAGGGACGGGCCTTGTCGCCCTGCTCGGCGGTCAGGCGTTCATCAATATCCTCGTGAACCTCCAGCTCTTCCCGTCGAAAGGCATGACACTGCCGCTGGTCAGCTATGGCGGGTCGTCCACGATTGCCGTGTGCCTGGCCATCGGCCTGCTGATTGCGATCACGCGGCGTAATCCGTACTTGAAAAGGTCCACGCGGGGGCTTGGCGATCTGATCGGTTTCGGGCAGTCGGAAAAGATGACCGATAAACCCTCGCCGCTCTCGCGCGATATCTACCAATGA